Proteins encoded by one window of Superficieibacter sp. HKU1:
- the hmpA gene encoding NO-inducible flavohemoprotein, producing MLDSQTIATVKATIPLLLETGPKLTAHFYDRMFDHNPELKDIFNMSNQRNGDQREALFNAIAAYASNIDNLPALLPAVEKIAQKHTSFQIKPEQYNIVGEHLLATLDEMLSPGQEVLDAWGKAYGVLAGVFINREAELYQEHASKTGGWEGTRAFRIVDKTPRSSLVTSFEFEPVDGGPVADYQPGQYLGVWLKPKDFPYQEIRQYSLTRKGDGKRYRIAVKREAGGQVSTWLHNEANVGDVVYLAAPAGDFFMHVAPETPVTLISAGVGQTPMLAMLDTLAQSKHPAPVNWYHAAENGDVHAFTDEVMALGNALPQFNAHIWYRLPTEADRQAARFHSEGLMNLRQLKGTLSDPGSQYYLCGPVVFMQFAAQQLIELGVEKDLIHYECFGPHKVL from the coding sequence ATGCTTGATTCACAAACCATCGCTACGGTGAAAGCCACCATTCCCCTGCTACTGGAAACCGGCCCCAAACTGACCGCGCATTTTTACGATCGCATGTTTGACCACAATCCAGAACTTAAAGATATTTTCAATATGAGCAACCAGCGTAACGGCGATCAGCGCGAAGCGTTGTTCAACGCTATTGCCGCCTACGCCAGTAATATTGATAACCTCCCGGCGCTACTGCCAGCGGTAGAGAAAATCGCCCAGAAGCACACCAGCTTTCAGATCAAGCCGGAGCAGTACAATATCGTGGGCGAGCATTTGCTGGCCACCCTTGATGAAATGCTCAGCCCCGGCCAGGAAGTGCTGGACGCGTGGGGCAAAGCCTACGGCGTGCTGGCGGGCGTTTTTATCAATCGCGAAGCCGAGCTGTATCAGGAGCACGCCAGTAAAACCGGCGGCTGGGAAGGCACGCGGGCGTTTCGCATCGTCGATAAAACGCCGCGCAGCAGTCTGGTCACCAGCTTCGAATTTGAGCCGGTCGACGGCGGTCCGGTCGCCGATTATCAGCCAGGCCAGTACCTTGGCGTCTGGCTGAAGCCAAAAGACTTTCCGTATCAGGAGATTCGCCAGTATTCGCTGACGCGCAAAGGTGACGGCAAGCGCTATCGTATTGCGGTCAAACGCGAGGCGGGCGGTCAGGTTTCCACCTGGCTGCATAACGAAGCGAACGTGGGTGATGTCGTCTATCTCGCCGCGCCTGCGGGTGATTTCTTTATGCACGTTGCCCCAGAAACACCGGTTACGCTTATCTCCGCAGGCGTGGGGCAAACGCCAATGCTGGCGATGCTGGATACGCTCGCCCAAAGCAAGCATCCCGCACCGGTTAACTGGTATCACGCCGCGGAAAACGGAGACGTTCACGCGTTTACTGATGAGGTAATGGCGCTGGGCAATGCTCTGCCGCAGTTTAACGCCCACATCTGGTATCGCCTGCCGACCGAGGCGGATCGCCAGGCGGCGCGTTTTCATAGCGAAGGTCTGATGAATCTGCGCCAGTTGAAAGGAACGCTGAGCGATCCTGGGAGTCAGTATTATCTCTGTGGCCCGGTGGTGTTTATGCAGTTCGCCGCGCAACAGCTGATCGAACTGGGCGTGGAAAAAGACCTCATTCACTACGAATGTTTCGGCCCGCATAAGGTGCTGTAA
- the glyA gene encoding serine hydroxymethyltransferase yields MLKREMNIADYDAELWQAMEQEKVRQEEHIELIASENYTSPRVMQAQGSQLTNKYAEGYPGKRYYGGCEYVDIVEQLAIDRAKELFGADYANVQPHSGSQANFAVYTALLQPGDTVLGMNLAQGGHLTHGSPVNFSGKLYNIIPYGIDESGKIDYEDMAKQAQEHKPKMIIGGFSAYSGVVDWAKMREIADSIGAWLFVDMAHVAGLIAAGVYPNPVPHAHVVTTTTHKTLAGPRGGLILAKGGDEDLYKKLNSAVFPSAQGGPLMHVIAAKAVALKEAMEPAFKVYQQQVAKNAKAMVEVFLNRGYKVVSGGTENHLFLLDLVDKNLTGKEADAALGRANITVNKNSVPNDPKSPFVTSGIRIGSPAVTRRGFKEAEVKELAGWMCDVLDNIHDDAVIERIKGKVLDICARFPVYA; encoded by the coding sequence ATGTTAAAGCGTGAAATGAACATTGCCGATTATGATGCCGAGCTGTGGCAGGCGATGGAGCAAGAAAAAGTACGTCAGGAAGAGCACATTGAACTGATCGCCTCCGAGAACTACACCAGTCCGCGCGTAATGCAGGCGCAGGGCTCTCAGCTGACCAATAAATATGCTGAAGGTTATCCGGGCAAGCGCTATTACGGCGGTTGCGAATACGTTGATATTGTTGAGCAGTTGGCCATTGATCGCGCAAAAGAACTGTTCGGCGCAGACTACGCTAATGTCCAGCCGCACTCCGGCTCTCAGGCTAACTTCGCGGTCTACACCGCGCTGCTGCAACCGGGCGATACCGTTCTGGGTATGAACCTGGCGCAGGGCGGTCACCTGACTCACGGCTCTCCGGTGAACTTCTCCGGCAAGCTGTACAACATCATTCCTTACGGTATTGATGAGTCCGGTAAGATTGACTACGAAGATATGGCGAAGCAGGCCCAGGAACACAAACCGAAGATGATTATCGGCGGCTTCTCCGCTTACTCCGGTGTGGTTGACTGGGCGAAAATGCGTGAAATCGCCGACAGCATCGGTGCCTGGCTGTTCGTCGATATGGCGCACGTTGCGGGTCTGATTGCCGCAGGCGTTTACCCGAACCCGGTTCCGCATGCCCACGTTGTGACCACCACTACCCACAAAACGCTGGCCGGTCCGCGCGGCGGCCTGATCCTGGCGAAGGGCGGTGACGAAGATCTGTACAAAAAACTGAACTCTGCCGTATTCCCAAGCGCGCAGGGCGGCCCGCTGATGCACGTTATCGCGGCGAAAGCCGTGGCGCTGAAAGAAGCGATGGAGCCAGCATTCAAAGTTTACCAGCAGCAGGTAGCGAAAAACGCCAAAGCGATGGTCGAAGTGTTCCTGAACCGCGGTTACAAAGTGGTGTCTGGCGGCACTGAAAACCACCTGTTCCTGCTGGACCTGGTGGATAAAAATCTGACCGGTAAAGAAGCGGACGCCGCTCTGGGCCGCGCCAACATCACCGTGAATAAAAACAGCGTGCCGAACGATCCGAAGAGCCCGTTTGTCACGTCCGGTATCCGTATCGGTTCTCCGGCGGTGACCCGTCGCGGCTTTAAAGAAGCAGAAGTGAAAGAGCTGGCGGGCTGGATGTGTGACGTTCTGGACAATATCCATGATGACGCGGTTATCGAGCGCATCAAAGGTAAAGTGCTGGATATCTGCGCGCGCTTCCCGGTTTACGCCTGA
- the csiE gene encoding stationary phase inducible protein CsiE, with protein MMTLTAPPSVLSSPQRRCQVLLMLYLPGHTITPDFIGRVNNVESAVTRQDIAEANQEIQRYHRLTINSQPDGSYRIEGTALDQRLCLLHWLRRALRLCPHFIDRHFTPALKSQMKVQGIARTLYDETNLQALVNLCARRLERQFECHDRHFLRLYLQYCLLQHQLGLSPEFNPAQQLWTQARAEYVATTDVIRHWQRRVTQKLHANEHLFLSLLFMVLRTPDPLRDAHQQDSRLRLMIRQLITRFQQLAGRHFSNEEGLSRQLYIHLVQALDRSVFGIGIDNSLPEEINQLYPRLMRTTREALCCLEEGYDLQFTDNEAGLIAVIFGAWLMHEDDLHEKQVLLLVGDDPVLEQALEQQLRELTLLPLNIKYLTLHAFQTQGAPKEVTLVVTPYVTLLPLFSPPLIHAEQPLSVNQREHIQQMLES; from the coding sequence ATGATGACACTTACCGCTCCACCGTCTGTGCTTTCCAGTCCACAGCGCCGATGCCAGGTGCTGTTGATGCTGTATCTGCCGGGGCACACCATTACCCCTGATTTTATTGGCAGAGTGAATAACGTCGAGAGTGCCGTGACCCGGCAGGATATCGCTGAGGCGAATCAGGAAATCCAGCGTTATCATCGTCTCACCATCAACTCGCAGCCGGACGGTAGCTATCGGATTGAAGGCACTGCTCTCGACCAGCGCCTGTGCCTGCTGCACTGGCTGCGTCGGGCGCTGCGTCTGTGTCCGCATTTTATCGATCGGCACTTCACGCCTGCACTGAAATCACAAATGAAAGTGCAGGGTATCGCGCGCACGCTTTATGATGAAACCAATCTGCAAGCGCTGGTCAATCTCTGTGCCCGGCGGCTTGAGCGGCAATTTGAATGTCACGACCGGCATTTTCTGCGGCTCTACTTACAATACTGTTTGCTGCAGCACCAACTGGGGCTGTCGCCGGAGTTTAATCCGGCTCAGCAGCTCTGGACGCAGGCGCGGGCCGAGTACGTCGCGACGACGGATGTTATTCGTCACTGGCAGCGTCGGGTGACGCAAAAACTCCATGCCAATGAGCATCTTTTTCTGAGCCTGCTGTTTATGGTGCTGAGAACGCCGGATCCGCTGCGTGACGCGCATCAGCAGGACAGCCGCCTGCGTCTGATGATTCGTCAGCTTATCACCCGCTTTCAGCAGCTGGCAGGCCGACATTTTAGTAATGAAGAGGGACTGAGCCGCCAGCTTTATATCCATCTGGTTCAGGCGCTGGATCGTAGCGTTTTCGGTATCGGGATCGATAACAGTCTGCCGGAAGAGATCAACCAACTGTATCCACGCCTGATGCGCACCACCCGCGAGGCGCTGTGCTGTCTGGAAGAGGGTTACGATCTTCAGTTTACCGATAATGAAGCCGGGCTGATTGCAGTGATCTTCGGGGCCTGGCTGATGCATGAAGACGATCTGCATGAGAAACAGGTGCTGCTGCTGGTCGGCGACGATCCGGTGCTGGAGCAGGCGCTTGAGCAGCAGCTGCGCGAGTTAACGCTGCTACCGCTTAATATTAAATACCTTACGCTGCACGCCTTTCAGACGCAGGGCGCCCCGAAGGAAGTGACGCTGGTGGTCACGCCCTATGTGACTCTCCTGCCGCTATTTTCTCCGCCGCTAATCCACGCCGAGCAGCCGCTCAGCGTAAATCAACGCGAGCATATTCAGCAGATGCTGGAATCTTAA
- a CDS encoding 3-phenylpropionate MFS transporter, giving the protein MVLHSTRWLALSYFTYFFCYGIFLPFWSVWLKGTGLTPETIGLLLGLGLVARFLGSLLIAPRVSDPSRLIMALRVLALLTLVFALAFWFGTQVAWLMVVMVGFNLFFSPLVPLTDALANTWQKQITMDYGRVRLWGSIAFVIGSALTGKLVSLYDSQAILALLTVGVASMLIGMLLRPSVMPQGEKRQQETAGWQAWRNLVVQHWRFLACVSFLQGAHAAYYGFSAIYWQGAGYSASAVGYLWSLGVVAEVVTFALSKKVFRRFSARDLLLLSAVCGLLRWGILGWSTALPWLIVAQILHCGTFTVCHLAAMRYISARQGSEVIRLQAMYSAVAMGGSIAVMTVFAGFLYQHLQQGVFWVMALLALPAMLLRPRVAAQR; this is encoded by the coding sequence ATGGTTTTGCACTCGACGCGCTGGCTGGCGCTCAGTTATTTCACCTACTTTTTTTGCTACGGTATTTTTCTGCCTTTCTGGAGTGTCTGGCTCAAAGGCACCGGGCTGACGCCGGAAACCATCGGTTTACTGCTTGGCTTAGGGCTGGTGGCGCGTTTTCTCGGCAGCCTGCTGATCGCACCGCGGGTGAGCGATCCTTCTCGTCTGATTATGGCCTTACGCGTACTGGCGTTACTGACGCTGGTATTCGCTCTGGCCTTCTGGTTTGGCACGCAGGTGGCATGGCTGATGGTTGTCATGGTGGGATTCAACCTCTTTTTCTCGCCGCTGGTACCGCTGACCGATGCGCTGGCAAACACCTGGCAAAAGCAAATTACGATGGACTATGGCCGCGTGCGGCTGTGGGGCTCCATCGCGTTTGTGATTGGCTCCGCCCTGACCGGTAAGCTGGTCAGCCTGTATGACTCGCAGGCCATTCTGGCGCTGCTTACCGTCGGCGTGGCATCCATGTTAATCGGTATGCTGTTGCGTCCTTCGGTTATGCCGCAGGGGGAGAAGCGTCAGCAGGAGACGGCAGGTTGGCAGGCCTGGCGTAACCTGGTGGTACAACACTGGCGCTTTCTGGCCTGCGTCTCCTTTTTGCAGGGCGCACACGCTGCCTACTATGGTTTCAGCGCGATTTACTGGCAGGGCGCGGGCTATTCAGCTTCCGCCGTGGGCTACTTATGGTCGCTGGGCGTGGTTGCAGAAGTGGTGACGTTTGCGTTGAGTAAAAAGGTGTTTCGTCGGTTTAGCGCCCGCGATCTGCTGCTGCTATCCGCGGTATGCGGCCTGCTGCGCTGGGGGATCCTCGGCTGGTCCACGGCGCTACCGTGGCTTATCGTGGCGCAAATTCTGCACTGTGGCACGTTCACCGTCTGTCATCTGGCGGCGATGCGCTATATTTCTGCACGGCAGGGCAGTGAGGTTATCCGCCTGCAGGCGATGTATTCGGCGGTGGCAATGGGCGGCAGTATTGCCGTGATGACCGTTTTTGCCGGTTTCCTCTATCAGCATCTTCAGCAGGGGGTTTTCTGGGTGATGGCGCTCCTGGCGCTCCCGGCAATGCTGCTGCGCCCCCGCGTGGCGGCGCAGCGTTAA